One Aquamicrobium sp. genomic region harbors:
- the puuE gene encoding allantoinase PuuE, with protein MRYPRDMRGYGANPPDAKWPGGAHVAVQFVVNYEEGGENCVLHGDAASEAFLSEVVGAAPWPGKRHWNMESIYEYGARAGFWRLHRMFTTAQVPVTVYGVATALARSPDQVAAMKAAGWEIASHGLRWIDYRDHDEAEERKDLLEAIRLHAEVVGERPRGMYLGRTSVNSVRLAAGEGGFDWISDTYDDDLPYWLDHDGHGNPVPPQLVIPYTLDANDMRFATAQGFNSGDQFFAYLKDAFDTLYAEGQAGRPAMMSIGLHCRLIGRPGRASALRRFIDYVMSHDRVWLPTRGEIAAHWREAHPYAPPALRPSRMDRDAFVARFGSIFEHSPWVAERAFELELGPAHDCASGVHNALCRAFRSASADERLCVLKAHPDLAGKLAQAKRLTAESTAEQASAGLDALTDDERETFTRLNDAYTEKFGFPFIIAVKDNTRAGILAAFRARIDNDRDTEFATACRQVERIAALRLNALLPS; from the coding sequence ATGCGATACCCCAGAGACATGCGCGGCTACGGCGCGAACCCGCCCGATGCGAAATGGCCGGGCGGCGCGCATGTCGCCGTCCAGTTCGTGGTCAACTACGAGGAAGGCGGCGAGAACTGCGTGCTGCACGGCGACGCGGCGTCGGAGGCGTTCCTGTCGGAGGTGGTGGGCGCGGCGCCGTGGCCGGGCAAGCGCCACTGGAACATGGAATCGATCTACGAATACGGCGCGCGCGCCGGCTTCTGGCGGCTTCACCGCATGTTCACGACGGCGCAGGTTCCCGTCACCGTCTACGGCGTCGCCACCGCGCTCGCCCGCTCGCCCGACCAGGTCGCGGCGATGAAGGCGGCCGGCTGGGAGATCGCCAGCCACGGCCTGCGCTGGATCGACTATCGCGACCATGACGAGGCCGAGGAGCGCAAGGACCTTCTCGAAGCGATCCGTCTGCATGCGGAAGTCGTGGGAGAGCGGCCGCGCGGCATGTATCTCGGCCGCACCTCGGTCAATTCGGTCCGGCTCGCGGCAGGCGAAGGCGGCTTCGACTGGATTTCCGACACCTATGACGACGACCTGCCCTACTGGCTCGACCATGACGGCCACGGCAATCCGGTCCCGCCGCAGCTCGTCATCCCCTACACGCTCGACGCCAACGACATGCGCTTCGCCACCGCGCAGGGCTTCAACAGCGGCGACCAGTTCTTCGCCTATCTCAAGGACGCCTTCGACACGCTCTATGCGGAAGGACAGGCCGGTCGCCCGGCGATGATGAGCATTGGCCTCCACTGCCGGCTGATTGGCCGGCCGGGCCGCGCCTCCGCGCTCCGGCGCTTCATCGACTACGTCATGAGTCACGACCGCGTCTGGCTGCCGACGCGCGGGGAGATCGCCGCCCACTGGCGCGAGGCCCACCCCTACGCCCCGCCGGCCCTGCGGCCGAGCCGCATGGATCGCGATGCGTTCGTGGCAAGATTCGGCTCGATCTTCGAGCATTCTCCGTGGGTCGCCGAGCGCGCCTTCGAGCTCGAGCTCGGCCCGGCGCACGATTGCGCTTCCGGCGTCCACAACGCGCTCTGCCGCGCCTTCCGCTCCGCCAGCGCGGACGAGCGGCTCTGCGTGCTGAAAGCCCATCCCGACCTTGCCGGCAAGCTGGCGCAGGCGAAGCGGCTGACAGCGGAGTCGACGGCCGAGCAGGCCTCGGCCGGCCTCGACGCGCTGACCGACGACGAGCGCGAGACCTTCACCCGGCTGAACGACGCCTATACGGAAAAGTTCGGCTTCCCCTTCATCATCGCGGTCAAGGACAACACCAGGGCGGGCATCCTCGCCGCCTTCCGCGCCCGCATCGACAACGACCGCGACACGGAGTTCGCCACCGCCTGCCGGCAGGTGGAGCGCATCGCCGCGCTGCGGCTCAACGCCCTCCTCCCCTCCTGA
- the uraH gene encoding hydroxyisourate hydrolase translates to MAGNARLTTHVLDTASGRPAEGLKIALYRVSGNSHKKIKEVVTNADGRCDAPLLEGNDFRTGQYELVFFAGDYLRAGNATLPEPLFLDQIPIRFGMAQEAHYHVPLLLSPFGYSTYRGS, encoded by the coding sequence ATGGCTGGGAACGCACGACTTACGACCCACGTGCTCGATACCGCCAGCGGCCGGCCGGCCGAGGGGCTGAAGATCGCGCTCTATCGGGTCAGCGGCAATTCGCACAAGAAGATCAAGGAAGTCGTCACCAACGCCGACGGCCGCTGCGACGCGCCGCTGCTCGAAGGCAACGACTTCCGCACCGGCCAGTACGAGCTCGTCTTCTTCGCCGGCGACTATCTGCGCGCCGGCAATGCTACCCTGCCGGAGCCGCTGTTCCTCGACCAGATTCCCATCCGCTTCGGCATGGCGCAGGAGGCGCATTACCACGTGCCGCTGCTCCTTTCCCCCTTCGGCTACTCGACCTACAGGGGAAGCTGA
- the xdhA gene encoding xanthine dehydrogenase small subunit, with product MSQGAGLPRREIRFLLNGEAVALADLRSHETLLDWLRLRRGLNGTKEGCAEGDCGACTVLVGRLGTDGLVYESVNACIRFLGSLDGCHVVTVEHLKGADGALHPVQQAMVDFHGSQCGFCTPGFVMSLYGLWMREPRPSDARIEKALQGNLCRCTGYEAIMRAARAVSTYGEAGRDPLAAERADVTARLTAMRDGRRVEIGEGRERLVVPASLDDFAAIMEAEPKATIVAGSTDVGLWVTKMMRDIAPVVFIGGLQELQAISETDGVVTIGAGVTYTDARGHLAARIPALGALIDRIGGEQVRNMGTIGGNIANGSPIGDTPPPLIALGARLTLRKGGQRRTIALEDFFIAYGRQDRQPGEFVEAVHVPLPERHAHFAVYKVSKRRDEDITAALGAFHVSVENGIVASARIAYGGMAATPKRARAVEAALLGKPWTPETVEAAQAAYAQDYQPLTDMRASAEYRALAARNLLLRFYMETTGTARPFAVKRYEVA from the coding sequence ATGAGCCAAGGGGCTGGATTGCCGCGCCGCGAGATCCGCTTCCTGCTCAACGGCGAGGCGGTCGCGCTTGCCGATTTGCGGTCGCACGAGACGCTGCTCGACTGGCTGCGCCTGCGCCGCGGCCTCAACGGCACCAAGGAAGGCTGCGCCGAAGGCGATTGCGGGGCCTGCACGGTGCTTGTTGGGCGCCTCGGCACGGATGGCCTCGTCTATGAGAGCGTCAACGCCTGCATCCGCTTCCTCGGCTCGCTCGACGGCTGCCACGTCGTCACCGTCGAGCACCTGAAGGGCGCGGACGGAGCGCTGCACCCGGTCCAGCAGGCGATGGTCGATTTCCACGGCTCGCAATGCGGCTTCTGCACGCCGGGCTTCGTCATGTCGCTCTACGGCCTGTGGATGCGCGAGCCCCGCCCCTCCGACGCGCGTATCGAGAAGGCGTTGCAGGGAAACCTGTGCCGCTGCACCGGCTACGAGGCGATCATGCGCGCCGCGCGCGCCGTCTCGACCTATGGCGAGGCGGGCCGCGACCCGCTCGCCGCCGAGCGCGCCGATGTGACGGCGCGGCTCACGGCGATGCGCGACGGACGCCGCGTCGAGATCGGCGAGGGCCGCGAGCGGCTGGTCGTGCCGGCCTCGCTCGACGATTTCGCCGCGATCATGGAAGCCGAGCCGAAGGCGACCATTGTCGCCGGCTCGACCGATGTCGGCCTGTGGGTCACGAAGATGATGCGCGACATCGCGCCGGTCGTCTTCATCGGCGGGCTTCAGGAGTTGCAGGCGATCTCCGAGACGGACGGCGTCGTCACCATCGGCGCCGGCGTCACCTATACCGACGCGCGCGGCCACCTTGCCGCCCGCATCCCGGCGCTGGGGGCCCTGATCGACCGCATCGGCGGCGAGCAGGTGCGCAACATGGGCACCATCGGCGGCAACATCGCCAACGGCTCGCCCATCGGCGATACGCCGCCGCCGCTGATCGCGCTGGGCGCCCGGCTCACGCTGCGCAAGGGCGGGCAACGCCGCACCATCGCGCTGGAGGACTTCTTCATCGCCTATGGCAGGCAGGACCGCCAGCCGGGCGAGTTCGTCGAGGCGGTGCATGTGCCGCTGCCCGAACGGCACGCGCATTTCGCCGTCTACAAGGTGTCGAAGCGCCGCGACGAGGACATCACCGCCGCGCTCGGCGCGTTCCACGTCAGCGTCGAGAACGGGATCGTCGCGTCCGCGCGCATCGCCTATGGCGGCATGGCGGCGACGCCAAAGCGGGCGCGGGCGGTGGAGGCGGCGCTCCTCGGCAAGCCGTGGACGCCGGAGACGGTGGAGGCGGCGCAAGCAGCCTACGCGCAGGACTACCAGCCGCTGACCGACATGCGCGCCTCGGCCGAATACCGCGCGCTGGCGGCAAGGAACCTTCTCCTGCGCTTCTACATGGAGACGACCGGCACCGCGCGGCCGTTCGCGGTGAAGCGGTACGAGGTCGCGTGA
- the xdhB gene encoding xanthine dehydrogenase molybdopterin binding subunit — protein sequence MNRHAPNLKAERIAGGVHSDVRHDSAHKHVAGEAVYIDDMPEPAGTLHAGLGLSTVAHGFVTSLDLSAVRAAPGVVAVLTAKDVPGVNDISPSGMNDDPVLADGKVEFHGQPLFCVIARTRDQARRAARLAKVEYEEQPALIDIWDLDPATARQVTTPLTLKRGDAASALDAAPRRVTGRMRLGGQDHFYLEGQVSLAVPGEDDEVTVYCSTQGPSETQHMIAHALGIASHAVTVEVRRMGGGFGGKETQANQCAAIAAIAAKKLGRAVKLRLDRDEDMTATGKRHDFAIDYDIGFDEEGRILAVDYTFGLRAGFSADLSGPVGDRALFHCDNAYFFPHVLAKSAPLYTNTVSNTAFRGFGGPQGMVGAERVIDEVAFAVGKDPLDIRKLNFYDEMGTEGTRNLTPYHQKVEDCIIQRIVAELEESADYAGRRREIAAFNANSRFVKRGLALTPVKFGISFTKTESNQAGALVHVYTDGSVHMNHGGTEMGQGLHLKVAQVVAEEFQIDLDRVRITATTTAKVPNTSPTAASSGADLNGMAAQDAARQIRKRLTDFAAEHYEVPREQVVFLPNRVRVGNQEIAFNELVRQAYMARVQLSAAGFYKTPKIHWDRSKGRGHAFYYYAYGAACAEVSVDTLTGEYVVERVDILHDVGRSLNPAIDLGQVEGGFIQGMGWLTTEELVWDERGRLRTHAPSTYKIPLASDRPKIFNVALTDWSSAYEPTIHRSKAVGEPPLPLGLAVLHALSDAVASVAGHVVCPRLDAPATPERVLMAIERLKAEAAAPASPSAR from the coding sequence ATGAACAGGCACGCCCCGAACCTCAAGGCGGAAAGGATCGCCGGCGGCGTCCACAGCGACGTGCGCCACGATTCCGCGCACAAGCATGTCGCCGGCGAGGCGGTCTATATCGACGACATGCCGGAGCCGGCCGGCACGCTGCACGCGGGTCTCGGCCTTTCAACGGTCGCGCATGGCTTCGTGACATCGCTCGACCTCTCGGCCGTGCGCGCCGCGCCCGGCGTCGTCGCGGTGCTGACCGCGAAGGACGTGCCCGGCGTCAACGACATCTCGCCCTCGGGCATGAACGACGACCCGGTGCTGGCCGACGGCAAGGTCGAGTTCCACGGCCAGCCGCTCTTTTGCGTTATCGCCCGCACGCGCGATCAGGCGCGGCGCGCGGCGCGGCTGGCAAAGGTCGAGTACGAGGAACAGCCGGCGCTTATCGACATCTGGGACCTCGACCCGGCGACGGCGCGGCAGGTGACGACGCCGCTGACGCTGAAGCGCGGCGACGCAGCAAGCGCGCTCGACGCCGCGCCACGCCGCGTCACGGGCCGCATGCGGCTCGGCGGGCAGGACCATTTCTATCTCGAGGGCCAGGTGTCGCTCGCCGTTCCCGGCGAGGACGACGAGGTGACGGTCTATTGCTCGACGCAGGGGCCGAGCGAGACCCAGCACATGATCGCCCACGCGCTCGGCATCGCCAGCCACGCGGTGACGGTCGAGGTGCGGCGCATGGGCGGCGGCTTCGGCGGCAAGGAGACGCAGGCCAACCAGTGTGCGGCCATCGCCGCCATCGCGGCGAAGAAGCTCGGCCGCGCCGTCAAGCTCAGGCTCGACCGCGACGAGGACATGACCGCGACCGGCAAGCGGCACGACTTCGCCATCGACTACGACATCGGCTTCGACGAGGAGGGCCGCATCCTCGCCGTCGACTACACCTTCGGGCTCAGGGCCGGCTTCTCGGCGGACCTGTCCGGCCCCGTCGGCGACCGGGCGCTGTTCCACTGTGACAACGCCTATTTCTTCCCGCACGTGCTGGCGAAGTCGGCCCCGCTCTACACCAACACCGTCTCCAACACCGCCTTTCGCGGCTTCGGCGGCCCGCAGGGCATGGTCGGCGCCGAGCGGGTGATCGACGAGGTGGCGTTCGCGGTCGGCAAGGACCCGCTCGACATCCGCAAGCTGAATTTCTACGACGAGATGGGCACCGAGGGGACGCGCAACCTCACCCCCTACCACCAGAAGGTCGAGGACTGCATCATCCAGCGCATCGTCGCCGAGCTGGAGGAAAGCGCCGACTATGCCGGGCGCCGGCGCGAGATCGCCGCGTTCAACGCCAACAGCCGGTTCGTCAAGCGCGGGCTGGCGCTGACGCCGGTCAAGTTCGGCATCTCCTTCACCAAAACCGAGTCCAACCAGGCCGGCGCGCTGGTCCACGTCTACACCGACGGCTCGGTTCACATGAACCATGGCGGCACCGAGATGGGGCAGGGGCTGCACCTCAAGGTCGCACAGGTCGTGGCCGAGGAGTTCCAGATCGATCTCGACCGCGTGCGCATCACCGCCACCACCACGGCCAAGGTGCCGAACACCTCGCCGACGGCGGCGTCGTCCGGCGCGGACCTGAACGGCATGGCGGCGCAGGACGCGGCGCGGCAGATCAGGAAGCGCCTCACCGACTTCGCCGCCGAGCACTATGAGGTGCCGCGCGAGCAGGTCGTCTTCCTGCCCAACCGGGTCAGGGTCGGCAATCAGGAGATCGCCTTCAACGAGCTGGTCCGGCAGGCCTATATGGCGCGCGTCCAGCTCTCCGCCGCCGGCTTCTACAAGACGCCGAAAATCCACTGGGACCGGTCGAAGGGGCGCGGCCACGCCTTCTACTACTACGCCTACGGCGCGGCCTGCGCCGAGGTCTCGGTCGACACGCTGACCGGGGAATATGTCGTCGAGCGCGTCGACATCCTTCACGATGTCGGCCGCTCGCTCAATCCGGCCATCGATCTCGGCCAGGTCGAGGGCGGCTTCATCCAGGGCATGGGCTGGCTGACGACCGAGGAGCTCGTTTGGGACGAGCGCGGCCGGCTGCGCACCCATGCGCCGTCGACCTACAAGATCCCGCTCGCCTCGGACCGGCCGAAGATATTCAACGTGGCGCTCACCGACTGGTCGAGCGCCTACGAGCCGACCATCCATCGCTCCAAGGCGGTGGGCGAGCCGCCGCTGCCGCTCGGCCTTGCCGTGTTGCACGCGCTCTCCGACGCGGTGGCGAGCGTCGCCGGCCACGTTGTCTGCCCGCGCCTCGACGCGCCGGCGACGCCCGAGCGGGTGCTGATGGCCATCGAGCGGCTGAAGGCCGAGGCCGCCGCCCCGGCGTCGCCATCGGCGCGATGA
- the xdhC gene encoding xanthine dehydrogenase accessory protein XdhC, whose amino-acid sequence MSAAPSRLRAFLAAWPRVALVEVREAKGSTPREAGAWMLVSPGAIFSTIGGGQLEFMAIDRARDMIAAGAPSADILDVPLGPQIGQCCGGRVLVDVALAGEARRAAMLRRIEDEAGSRPSVFIFGGGHVGHALAAALALLPLAVTIVETRADQIGDLPEGVEVRLTAVPEEVVRDAPPCSAFLVLTHDHALDFLIVAEALKRADAAYVGMIGSKTKRATFASWYLKEAGGGEAALSRLVCPIGGAEVKDKRPAVIAAMAAAEVMRGLSAP is encoded by the coding sequence ATGAGCGCCGCGCCGTCCCGCCTGCGCGCGTTCCTCGCCGCATGGCCGCGCGTGGCGCTGGTAGAGGTGAGGGAGGCGAAGGGCTCGACCCCGCGCGAGGCCGGGGCGTGGATGCTCGTCTCGCCGGGCGCGATCTTCAGCACCATCGGCGGCGGCCAGCTCGAATTCATGGCCATCGACCGCGCCCGCGACATGATCGCCGCCGGCGCGCCGTCGGCCGACATTCTCGACGTGCCGCTCGGGCCGCAGATCGGCCAGTGCTGCGGCGGCCGGGTGCTGGTCGATGTCGCTCTTGCCGGCGAGGCGCGACGCGCGGCCATGCTGCGGCGGATCGAGGACGAGGCGGGGTCGCGTCCCTCGGTGTTCATCTTCGGCGGCGGGCATGTCGGCCACGCGCTCGCCGCGGCGCTGGCGCTGCTGCCGCTCGCCGTCACGATCGTCGAGACCCGCGCCGACCAGATCGGCGACCTGCCCGAAGGGGTGGAGGTGCGGCTGACCGCGGTGCCGGAAGAGGTGGTGCGCGACGCCCCGCCCTGTTCGGCCTTCCTCGTCCTGACCCACGACCACGCGCTCGACTTCCTTATCGTCGCCGAGGCGCTGAAGCGGGCCGATGCCGCCTATGTCGGCATGATCGGCTCGAAGACCAAGCGGGCGACCTTCGCGAGCTGGTACTTGAAGGAGGCGGGCGGCGGCGAGGCGGCGCTTTCGCGCCTCGTCTGTCCCATCGGCGGGGCGGAGGTGAAGGACAAGCGCCCCGCCGTCATCGCCGCCATGGCGGCGGCGGAGGTCATGCGGGGCCTTTCGGCCCCGTGA
- the dps gene encoding DNA starvation/stationary phase protection protein Dps encodes MERKMAMHPTRIDLKSNTRKTAIELLNARLADAIDLALVTKQAHWNVKGPHFIAIHEMLDGFRATLDGHVDTIAERAVQLGGQAQGTVQTVAEKTALKPYPTDISKTKDHLAALIERYGAVANAVRAAIDEADEAGDADTADIFTAFSRDLDKSLWFLEAHVQEKE; translated from the coding sequence ATGGAGCGAAAAATGGCAATGCACCCCACCCGTATCGACCTGAAATCCAACACCAGAAAAACGGCGATCGAGCTTCTGAACGCGCGCCTTGCCGACGCCATCGACCTCGCGCTCGTCACCAAGCAGGCGCACTGGAACGTGAAGGGGCCGCATTTCATCGCCATCCACGAAATGCTCGACGGCTTCCGCGCCACCCTCGACGGCCATGTCGACACCATCGCCGAGCGGGCGGTGCAGCTGGGCGGACAGGCGCAAGGCACGGTGCAGACGGTGGCGGAAAAGACCGCGCTCAAGCCCTACCCGACTGACATATCGAAGACGAAGGATCATCTCGCGGCGCTGATCGAGCGCTATGGCGCGGTCGCCAATGCCGTGCGCGCGGCGATCGACGAGGCCGACGAGGCGGGCGACGCCGACACGGCCGATATCTTCACCGCCTTCTCGCGCGACCTCGACAAGTCGCTGTGGTTCCTCGAGGCGCATGTGCAGGAGAAGGAATAA
- a CDS encoding LysR substrate-binding domain-containing protein, whose amino-acid sequence MAYLDNIAVFVRVVELGNLSAAGRDMRISPAVASNRIKELEKHLGVRLFNRTTRQLMPTEHGRVFYQGARQILDAVDEAEAAVSALSGQPRGTIRVTAPLGLGRRLIASGIPEFHDRYPDIEVRLRLSDHNVDIMKEGIDVAFRLGLLEDSSLRMRGILECERVLAAAPSYLEARGEPASPHDLANRKHDCLQLRYPGAKDYIWTLRTPSGLVRTEVHGPFDSDDGDVITGWALSGRGIVNKPRFEIEPYLRDGRLKVVLADCPPLPVQLAAVYPHRKFQDPKVRLLLDFMADRCQRMIRDILTGR is encoded by the coding sequence ATGGCCTATCTCGACAATATCGCGGTCTTCGTGCGGGTGGTGGAGCTGGGCAACCTATCGGCCGCCGGCCGCGACATGCGCATCTCGCCGGCGGTCGCCTCCAACCGAATCAAGGAGCTGGAGAAGCATCTGGGGGTCAGGCTGTTCAACCGCACGACGCGGCAGCTGATGCCGACCGAGCACGGGCGCGTCTTCTACCAGGGCGCGCGGCAGATCCTCGACGCGGTCGACGAGGCGGAAGCGGCCGTCAGCGCGCTGTCGGGCCAGCCGCGCGGCACGATCCGCGTCACCGCGCCGCTCGGCCTCGGCCGGCGGCTGATCGCCTCCGGCATTCCCGAGTTCCACGACCGCTATCCCGACATCGAGGTCCGGCTCAGGCTGTCCGACCACAATGTCGACATCATGAAGGAGGGCATCGATGTTGCCTTCCGCCTCGGGCTCTTGGAGGATTCGAGTCTGAGGATGCGCGGCATCCTCGAATGCGAGCGCGTGCTCGCCGCCGCCCCGTCCTATCTCGAGGCGCGCGGCGAGCCGGCGAGCCCGCACGACCTCGCCAACCGCAAGCACGACTGCCTGCAACTGCGCTATCCCGGCGCTAAGGACTACATCTGGACGCTGAGGACGCCGTCCGGCCTCGTCAGGACCGAGGTCCACGGCCCGTTCGACAGCGACGACGGCGACGTCATCACCGGCTGGGCGCTGTCGGGGCGCGGCATCGTCAACAAGCCGCGCTTCGAGATCGAACCCTACCTGCGCGACGGCAGGCTGAAGGTGGTGCTGGCCGATTGCCCGCCGCTGCCGGTGCAGCTCGCCGCCGTCTACCCGCACCGCAAGTTCCAGGACCCGAAGGTCAGGCTGCTGCTCGACTTCATGGCCGACCGCTGCCAGCGGATGATCCGCGACATTCTGACCGGGCGCTGA
- a CDS encoding urate hydroxylase PuuD — MHEFAIFWDWLSFAARWLHVITAIAWIGSSFYFIALDLGLVKREGMPEGAHGEEWQVHGGGFYHIQKYLVAPARMPEHLTWFKWESYATWMSGFALLAIVYYAGADLYLIDRNVLDVSAPVAILLSAGSLVVGWLIYDLLCRSPLARNDTGLMLVLFPILVAVAWGYTQLFTGRAAFLHLGAFTATIMSANVFLIIIPNQKIVVADLIAGRKPDPKYGRIAKTRSLHNNYLTLPVVFLMLSNHYPLAFATQFNWVIAALIFLIGVLIRHYFNTIHARKGNPHWTWGAATVLFILIMWLSTAPKVLTGEEKVSAGAQALMASAHFAAVRDTVMGRCAMCHAAEPVWDGVRFTPKDVALETEGQIAERAREIYLQAGRSHAMPPGNVSAMTEEERALIVAWFEEARR, encoded by the coding sequence ATGCACGAATTCGCGATCTTCTGGGACTGGCTATCCTTCGCGGCGCGCTGGCTTCACGTCATTACCGCCATCGCCTGGATCGGCTCGTCCTTCTATTTCATCGCCCTCGATCTCGGGCTGGTGAAGCGCGAGGGCATGCCGGAGGGCGCGCATGGCGAGGAATGGCAGGTCCACGGCGGCGGCTTCTATCACATCCAGAAATATCTCGTCGCGCCGGCGCGCATGCCCGAGCACCTGACCTGGTTCAAGTGGGAATCCTACGCCACCTGGATGTCGGGCTTCGCGCTGCTCGCCATCGTCTACTATGCCGGGGCCGATCTCTACCTCATCGACCGCAACGTGCTCGACGTCTCCGCGCCGGTGGCGATCCTCCTGTCGGCCGGCTCGCTGGTGGTCGGCTGGCTGATCTACGATCTCCTGTGCCGCTCGCCGCTGGCGAGGAACGACACCGGGCTGATGCTGGTGCTGTTCCCGATCCTCGTCGCTGTTGCCTGGGGCTACACCCAGCTCTTCACCGGCCGCGCCGCGTTCCTCCATCTCGGCGCCTTCACGGCGACGATCATGTCGGCCAACGTCTTCCTCATCATCATCCCTAACCAGAAGATCGTCGTCGCCGACCTGATCGCCGGCCGCAAGCCCGACCCGAAATACGGCCGCATCGCCAAGACGCGCTCGCTGCACAACAACTACCTGACGCTGCCGGTCGTGTTCCTGATGCTGTCGAACCACTACCCGCTGGCCTTCGCCACCCAGTTCAACTGGGTGATCGCGGCGTTGATCTTCCTGATCGGAGTGCTGATCCGGCACTATTTCAACACCATCCATGCCCGCAAGGGCAACCCGCACTGGACATGGGGCGCGGCGACCGTGCTCTTCATTCTCATCATGTGGCTGTCGACCGCGCCGAAAGTGCTGACCGGCGAGGAGAAGGTCTCGGCCGGCGCGCAGGCGCTGATGGCGTCGGCGCATTTCGCGGCCGTGCGCGACACGGTGATGGGGCGCTGCGCCATGTGCCACGCCGCCGAGCCCGTCTGGGACGGCGTCCGCTTCACGCCCAAGGACGTGGCGCTGGAGACGGAAGGCCAGATCGCCGAGCGCGCGCGGGAAATTTACCTCCAGGCCGGCCGCAGCCACGCCATGCCGCCCGGCAACGTCTCGGCCATGACCGAGGAGGAGCGGGCGCTGATCGTCGCCTGGTTCGAGGAGGCGCGGCGGTGA
- the guaD gene encoding guanine deaminase, giving the protein MSVLLLRGRVLSFRTRPESVDDRAAYVFEEDGGVLVRDGRIAAVGDFAAVAAEAAGARVVDHRPHLILPGFIDAHVHMPQMQVIASYGAELLDWLNTYTFPEETRFRDSQHGRRIARLFLDEMIRHGTTTVAAFCSVHRESADAFFAEALARNMRVVAGKVMMDRNAPEGLRDTPQSGYDDSKALIGEWHGKGRLHYAITPRFAITSSPEQMEAAGALAAEFPALHIQTHLSENHAEIALTRELYPEARDYTDVYARYGLLRQRTLLGHCIHLDAREADAIHEAGATAVFCPTSNLFLGSGLFDWQGYSRRAKPLRIAAATDVGGGTSYSMLRTMDEAYKVIALQGEKMNPLAAFWQITLGNAEALSLGTHVGTLEPGMDADIVVLDARATPAMRLRMERVETLAQELFLLQTLGDDRAIAETYVAGQPARSMLAGAGKE; this is encoded by the coding sequence GTGAGCGTGCTTCTCCTGCGCGGGCGCGTCCTTTCCTTCCGCACCAGACCTGAGAGCGTCGACGACCGCGCCGCCTATGTCTTCGAGGAGGACGGCGGCGTCTTGGTCCGCGACGGCAGGATCGCCGCCGTCGGCGATTTCGCCGCCGTCGCCGCCGAGGCGGCGGGGGCGCGCGTGGTCGACCATCGCCCGCATCTGATCCTGCCCGGCTTCATCGACGCCCATGTCCACATGCCGCAGATGCAGGTGATCGCCAGCTACGGCGCCGAGCTGCTCGACTGGCTCAACACCTACACCTTTCCCGAGGAGACGCGGTTCCGCGACTCCCAGCACGGGCGGCGCATCGCCCGCCTGTTCCTCGACGAGATGATCCGCCACGGCACCACCACCGTCGCCGCCTTCTGCTCGGTGCATCGGGAGAGCGCCGATGCCTTCTTCGCCGAGGCGCTGGCGCGCAACATGCGCGTCGTCGCCGGCAAGGTGATGATGGACCGCAACGCGCCCGAAGGGCTGCGCGACACGCCGCAATCGGGCTATGACGATTCGAAGGCGCTGATCGGCGAGTGGCACGGCAAGGGCCGGCTCCACTACGCCATCACCCCGCGCTTCGCCATCACCTCCTCGCCCGAGCAGATGGAGGCGGCCGGCGCGCTGGCGGCCGAGTTCCCCGCTCTCCACATCCAGACCCATCTGTCGGAGAACCACGCCGAGATCGCGCTGACGCGCGAGCTCTACCCTGAGGCGCGCGACTACACCGACGTCTATGCCCGCTACGGGCTCCTGCGCCAGCGCACGCTGCTCGGCCACTGCATCCATCTCGACGCCCGCGAGGCCGACGCGATCCACGAGGCCGGCGCGACGGCCGTATTCTGCCCGACCTCGAACCTCTTCCTCGGCTCGGGCCTGTTCGACTGGCAGGGCTATTCGAGGCGGGCGAAGCCGCTCAGGATCGCGGCGGCCACCGATGTCGGCGGCGGCACCAGCTATTCGATGCTGCGCACCATGGATGAGGCCTACAAGGTGATCGCGCTGCAGGGCGAGAAGATGAACCCGCTCGCCGCCTTCTGGCAGATCACGCTGGGCAACGCCGAGGCGCTGTCGCTCGGCACCCATGTCGGCACGCTCGAGCCGGGGATGGACGCCGACATCGTCGTCCTCGACGCGCGGGCGACGCCGGCCATGCGCCTGCGCATGGAACGGGTCGAAACGCTGGCGCAGGAGCTGTTCCTCCTCCAGACCCTCGGCGACGACCGCGCGATCGCCGAGACCTACGTCGCCGGACAGCCGGCGAGGAGCATGTTGGCCGGGGCCGGGAAGGAGTGA